One genomic region from Nymphaea colorata isolate Beijing-Zhang1983 chromosome 10, ASM883128v2, whole genome shotgun sequence encodes:
- the LOC116262608 gene encoding short-chain dehydrogenase/reductase 2b-like, translating into MEAKESEWWSGETVAVVTGGNRGIGLEVCRQLAHKGITVIMTARQPHEQLSVPAQQFLQEAAEAERKNVIFHTLDITQQQSVLEFVDWLKLRVGFVDILVSRNEIS; encoded by the exons ATG GAAGCAAAGGAATCAGAGTGGTGGAGTGGGGAGACGGTGGCGGTGGTGACGGGAGGGAACAGAGGGATCGGGCTGGAGGTTTGCCGGCAGCTCGCACACAAGGGGATCACCGTCATCATGACTGCTCGTCAGCCACATGAGCAACTCTCAGTCCCTGCTCAACAGTTCCTGCAAGAAGCAGCTGAAGCAGAGAGGAAGAATGTCATCTTCCACACTCTGGATATCACTCAACAGCAAAGTGTGCTGGAATTCGTCGACTGGTTGAAATTACGTGTTGGGTTCGTCGACATTCTGGTAAGCAGAAATGAAATCTCGTAG